The stretch of DNA GTACGATGCAACTGCCACTTCCGCTTGGCAAAGTTGTACCGCCAGCACAAGTGTGAACCTGAGCGTATCCACTGTGTAGCATGTCTTAGAGAGTTTGTCAGTCAGGCAGACTTCGAAAAACACAAGAAGGACACAGGCTGCTGGGGCAGCCAAGGCTCTAAAGGGGACGAGATCAGATGCTTGGAGTGTGGAGAGAAGTTTGACAGTTCAGAAGAGCTGAAGAAACATGCTGGGGCTCACCAGAGGGTGCTGAAATGTGCTGAGTGTGGGAAGGGTTTTCGGTCAGCCCTCCTGTTAATGTCCCACATGGGCGGTCATGCTGGCAAATCACCATGCCTTTGTCAGATCTGTGGACTGGGATTTCCCCACCAGCAAAACTACGACAGCCACCTCAAGACCTGTGGACAAACACCACAGCCTGTGGTGAGTGTGATGGCAGCTGATTGAAGGACCACATCtgcctcttttttccttttgcttgcATTCAATTCAAAGCCTACATTACAGCTACCACCAATTTTTCTAAAgcattttctgtaattttagATTCCCTACTTTCCTGCTAGTTAGTAGTTCACTGTTAAAGGGTAATCTGTTTTAGAGGTACAACaaagttattttcattattgactAATTTGCCAAATATGTTTCCATTAATCGATTTTATGAAAAAGGGTCATAAATCCATGGTGATGCTCTCAAATATCCAGTTTGtattggacaaaaaaataactcaaatgtatatttacaaaaatgtgATACAAGTAGATGGTAGTTCTTCACATTAGAGAAGCTGGAACCTGTAAATATttgacattaatatttattaatcaAAATAGCCACAGATTATTGGTATCTTTATGGCCCAATTGATTAATCGATTAATTTTCTAATCTCTAATGTGTATTAACACCAGGTTTCTATCAGTAGTCGGCACAAATAGATTTCTTGAAATATGGATTAGGGTAATACTTCATACTCTATTTCTTAGAACTCTGAAGTACTCCATTAAATCGATCCATTTGGTTGTACTGGCATGTTTTGCATAATTAATTTGGTAACTGGGAtgctttttgttgtctttttgaaTTTTAGAGTGCTCCCAAGAAACGTCAGGCTCCAAAGAGCTCTTCATCAGAGGCAAAAAAGCTCAATGCCAAACAAGACTTGTCACATCAAGCAAAAACGGTGCTCCCACCTGCTGTTGATTTAAACAAATTTGCTAAACCCGTTGAAGACCCAGTTAGTCCAGGCGTTGTGACAGAAGGTGTGTCTCCTAGTTCTGGCCCAGATGGGTTATGGAAGCTAACCCTTGACAAACAGCCACCTCCCGGGGTTAAACTTGTCCTTTTTCTTCCAGTCAGTCCAACTCAGCATAATGGCCAGGCTGTTTCATCTGCAGCCCCTCAGACACTCCCAGCTCCATATTTGGAAGTCCAGTCCCAGGTGTCTCAACCAGCTGTTTTAAGTGATGGGCACCTAGGACCAGGAAACAAGCCTCTGGATTTGGTAACTAGGATTAACCAGGATCCTGAATGTGAAGCACCGTTGGATCTGTCTAAGAAGTGTAACTCGTCTAAGTCTATTTGGAGTGACCTTCTTCTTAGCAGTGTTAAAAATGAACCAGAAGAGTTTGAAATTGCAGGAGAAGTTAATCGACAAGAGCATAAAAGCAGTGACAGCAAACTCACAATAAAGATGAATCCAGGAGAAGCCGGTACAGAAATTACACCAATGAAAATGAGTCCCATGGATCTCTCCCCTCATGGTAGATCCTTTGGAGTGAGAATGAAGAAAGAGCCCCCTTCCCCTGGGTCTGACTTGTCGTCATCAAAAACCTACCCACTGATAGACTGGAAGTcggagagagaaataaagatgGAGGTTGATGTTTCACCCTCCGCCTCTGTAGATGAGGAGAAATGAAATGCAGTGTAGGTAGGCAGAATGGTACTACAAGTGCAACTTTCCACAAGTATGCGTGTACTCCTGGGGTATGTCACTGTCACTTGACTTATGTCAACATAtgactttttttattctcttggAGCGAAAACATTCCAATCTTCCAtttgtttcacttgttttttgGGTTCAGGTTTTCTCTGGGTTTTGCAATGAGAGAAAAGCGGTATATTACCTGTTATGAGGTCTATGCAATACTGTGCAGGCTTTTtcacaacattttcaaatatttcttaGTTCTACTTTTATGTAGTAGTCTTTGTAAGGGGAGGGGTGGGATTGCCACCCTTGGGTTTCTTGATGTGCTGTAAGTTAAAATGCTGGATTTGGAAATGTGTTCAGCTTGAAAACTtgaaagtttgtgttttaaatatatatgcacTTGACTTAAGTACTGCGTTAAATACTTAAATTGTGCAAATAAGGGTACTGATCCATACTGTCTGTTTGTCAATTTGTGATTTACATTTGCTGAGTCTTTATGGCCTCCAGGtaacttttcatgtttttctacACACTAATAAAGACTTGTCCTTGAGACAAGATCAGAAAAGTGAATATTgacattgtgtttcatttttaatctaCTAGattgactttgtgtgtttttgtacatgACGGACTTAACACATTGGCTCTACAAGGTCCTTCTCTGTAGTGATCAAAGCTTAATCAAAAAGGCCTGTTGTTCCTGCAGTTACTATTTAGTGTTTGATTAGTGACACCAGTAATAGTGGTAATGGTCCCTACTGTGTTttatgtaaattaaaataaagatttgtaaatgatttagtttttaattcttgaaaaggaaaagcatttttcaaaacattaaGTTCCAATCCAAACAATTAATTTCTTCACCACAGATTGGAATTTCTCATTCATTAAATCGAATTGCATGTTTCAGTAGTTGTGTGCAAAAGAGTCAGTGCAACTCTACAAGCTGCACAAAAGCCCTTTGTATATGTTTCACTGAGCAAATCTTGAGTCATATCAGTCATATATACTGTAAATATCTATGACATGTTGAGTGTTTGCTCTGTCTGCTAAATTGGCGAAAGACCTGTCAGGTGAGAGTAATGGACTAACAATCACAATCAAGTTTGAAAGCATATCTGTGCAACTTGCCCACAGAACAGTCTCTATCATCGCACGTGGAGGAACCTGAACAGCAGCTACATGTTTGTGGacaaagcagaggaaggaggtAAGGAAAGTCTGAAGAAGTCACAGCCAGACCAGTGGATCATGCTGTAAACCACTGACTTTTGGCAGCAGAAGCTTGTAGAGCAGTACAGCCCAACAGTTGCAGCACAGAAATGAATTGTGCTTCCAAAAGTGCccagtgtttttgtgtactgCAGTGTGCTCAAGGTACACTCCAAGTTTACTGGGAAAACGTATGAAACGTATTTCAAGGATTGACCATCAGGCTGAAGAGATTTACCAGAACGAACCAGAATCTcaacaactttttttattttggtgccaTTGGCCGATTAACTGACCCAAAAACTTGGTTTTAAAACGTAAATGAAAAGGTTTTGGTGAATTTGGgtgaaaagggttagggttagggcgaTAGAGCTTTGACTTGCCGCGGTACCGTTGTTACAATTAAAGTTCAGAAAATGTTAAGTGATttgaaaaatgtgcaaaaaccaTGGAGGAAAAACTTTAATTGTAAAGTGAAAACAcgttatatatataattaaattgaaattaCAGGTACGTTAAAACAATCCCATTTACTGTCCTATTCTTCTGTCTAAGCAGTTACCTGTACTGCGATTTATTCCGATATATTTGTCTGTATATGGAAGAGGAGGCTACAACTCCCGTCACGTGATTACAAAAACCCGGAAATACAAAGTGTAGCTTTGACGTCACGTCTTCACGGGGTACGGCTACAGTGGAGCTGTTAttatgaaaatggaaaagaggtGTTTTAAGCTGTATTGGTCGCTTTGAAGCCCGGACTGTGAAGAGCTGAGGTGGTTGATGTTGAGCTGAGCGGTGCAGCTCGGACATTTGGCGCCAGCAGCAGCGTCTGTGTGGCTTCATGGACAAAGACAAGTGTACCGACATTGTAAGTAAACGACCCCGTTAGCTGTTTTCTGAGAGAACGGCCCAGCATCGCAGCTCGCCTCCAGCCCTCCTCTGAACCCACACCACAGGCTGTACTTTCACTGGACTGGCAGCGCAGACATGCACACTGTGCACTCATGCTCTCTGTGCCTCTTGCAGCATGGTCCCTGCTCCTGGATGGAGATGCACCAGTACATCGGTGACCTCATCACCTCTGGAATCACCTCCAAGGATCAGCCAGATGTGCTGAATGCGGCGTGGGGGCTGGCTGCAGGGGACCCTGCCGCTCTGGGgttcaaagctgctgctcttgAGCCTCTACCACATCCTACACCAGCTCAGGACAAGGCAGAGGCAGCGCTGCACGTCCCGCCTAGAGCCACACAGAGCAAGGGAGAGGCCAGACACCGAAGAGAAGGTGAGAGAGTTGTTGTgatttgcttttaaatgttattgtttttattgtgactCGTGTTTCCTTCATTTTTAGATGTGCCTCGTACCTGTACCTGCCCCGGCTGCCCTTACTCCACTTCCCCACCTTCCTTTGAGACTTTAAAACCCAGACAGTCTCTGTCCTCAACATCACGTTCACAGGCAGCTTGCCACCCCAAAGATCTGAGCAGGACTGCTCCAATGAGCCTAAGCACGTGCCTCCCCAATACCAAACAAAGCAGTACTGCCACATCCGAGTTAGAGATTGGGACGCCAAGCCGACTCCAGGGAGAGAATGCAGACCGAGAGTCTCAGAGCCCGGAGCCTAATTCAGAGTCTCCTCCAACCAGAACGTCCACAGGCACTTTGTCCAGTCTCTCCATGTTCCCCTGCTTGTGTTGTCACTGTGGCCTCCAGACCTGCACCCAGATACTGGGCTCCCAGGACAGCAGTGACTCCCCTTTTTCTCACACCCACGCCCATCATCATTTCCATCACCACCACTGCCCCATAGCTTCCTGTTTTTCATGCCCTCAGCTTGCCCACTCTCACTCCCCACAGCTCTCTCGTCCTTTGCCCTGCTTTTCTTGCCAGCGCTCCTTCCCTACCTGCTCTCAGGTCTGCCAGCACCAGAGCAGGCAAACGCAGCAACAAGAGAGAGGCAGGACATCCgcatcctcatcatcaccacATCCCTGCATGCActgctctgcctccttctccAGGCCatcccagctgctgcagcaccagCGCTCTGAGCATGCCCACAAACCGTCAGGCTTCCTCTGCACAGAGTGCGGCAGGTCCTTCAACTCACACAGCAACCTCCGCATCCACCTCAATGTGCACACGGGTGCCCGGCCCTACACCTGCTCTGACTGCGGGAAGAGTTTTAGCCAGTCAGGAGCTCTGAAGATCCACAGACGAATTCACACAGGTGAAAGGCCATATTCTTGTGGATTTTGCGGTAGGGGGTTCCCCCATCTGGCAGGGGTTCGGGCTCATCAAAGGACCCACACTGGTGAGAAGCCCTACTGCTGCAGCCAGTGTGGGAAATGTTTCACGCAGTCTGGAGCTTTGAAGATTCACACTCGtatccacacaggagagaggcCCTTTATCTGCAGCATTTGTGGGAAGGGCTTTTCGAACCGCTCCGGGATCCGCTTTCACTCCCGCACCGTCCACGGGCTGACGTCTGAACATGCTGGAGAAGCTGCAGTTACGGGTGGATATCGTGGAGCAGCAGGCTGTGGTTATTCACCTGGGCATCCCAAGACTTTTCTTCCCGCTAGCTTCGGTCCAAGTGTACCTAACAGGTCAGGCAGCAATCCGCGTGATTCCCCAAACTCTGGCGGTGCTGCTGCATCAACTGCTGCTCAGTCTGAGACAGGAAACGCTGGCTCTAACAGAGAGGGACTTCTGTATGCATGTGAGGACTGTGGCTTGCGTTTTAAAGATGCCCCCTCGAGAAACAGACACCAGACTCTGGTGCACTACTCCTctgaagggagagaggaggaagggggacaGAGGAAAGAGGTAAGTACCAATGAGAGCACCCAGAGTAACAGCAGCAAGTGACTTAACATTACATTACTGAAACTCTACAGTACATGAGCTTTTATGTGTTGAAATCATTAATGCACAATATGTTCTTTTGGTATCATGCTTATCAATATGGAAAATCTTGGAAATTGCGACAGACAGTTTTATGTGATTCAAGGAGTTGGACCTCAACCATTTTTCTGCTTGTGAGGTATCCAGCTGTCTATTTGTACAGATTCATAACTGCTACTGGCTGAAAGTGTAATttaaaacaaccaatcacacacaccaggctTACTACTGAAGACCTTTCAGTGGGTTTATTGTGCCTTATCCAGCAGTGGAAGAAACAGTTTTCATATAGTATGGCAAATAACTTGCTTAATGTGGCACCAAAAATTTGTCAAAGCATTCCCAAAGTAAAcaatttttaaagttttttttggtttgcttttttttagaaatgacaAATGGACTTTCTGCCACGTGACTCTTAATACAAAATGCCTTGTAGTAGGAAAAATTACAATTTTCTAagtaaaaatctattttctatttttcctctTAAATTGATCAATGAACAAGAgcacttttatttcactttatttaaataatgttattttgtagtttcaCCATTTGAGATATtttccagggaaaaaaaagtaaaaactaaatccaTTGGACTTTGCATGGCTTTGAAAAGTaagtttggggaaaaaaaaaaaaaaaaaaaaaagttaaagtagGTACTATAGAGTTAATTTAACATAGTTGTAAgtttttcttggttttgtttttttttttttcatgtgagaAAGTTGTTGTACAATGGCAGAAGCCCAGGGAGCACATCTTTCTTTAATGTTACGGATGTGTGGAGCACTCCTTGTATAGCAGTTGCATTAACACCATTAAAGAGAATAATGGTGTTTTTCAGACTGGTGGGTAACAACTTGTCAACAACTCCGTAATATTGTTGCGGTCAAAGACACTTCAGTAGGTTGATCACAGGGGCATTTGTCAATAAGTCCTATCATTACAGAGGTCTGTTGTGCCTATCTGTGATATATATCATCCATGCATTTATTATaaactgatgtttgtttgtttgtttgtttgctacCTTACTTTGTATTTTATCAACAATGATGTGAGCTCATCAGAGAGGACCAGCACACAGGTACACAATCAATTAATGTTAGATGTTCAACGGGAGCCACCTAGTGGTTAACTATGGTCATAACATCATTACCCCCAAGTTAGTGTACTATTTATAGTGCTTCCTAGATCTTATTTTTGTTCCCCATCCCACATATACATGTTAAAATCATTTGTTGTGAATACAATGTTTTGTAAAGACAAGTaacattgtttcctttttgttgtgtCAACCTGTTAAATATACTGAATCATACATTGGTGTGTATTTTCTCAAAGTGCAGCTCGTGATTAAACATTGCATCAATAAACAGTATCTCTGAGATACtattcaaccttttttttttttttttttttttttttttttttttactttgtgaatCACAGGATATCTGTTCAGTGACATACTTCCTGGAAGGAAGCATCTGTGTCCATATGGCTCTCAGATTATTCTGTCCTCTGAGGAGTGTACCCTCACATGTGTAATGGTCCATAGTGTCTCCTCTCTGGAGGTTCAGTTCTGTCAGTATTAGTACACTCTGAAAAAGACCGTCCAACTTAGCATCCACATGAGATCACCCCTATAGTCCTCTGGTCTCAATCGACATTTGAGTTCAACAgagtctttatttttctctgtgacTCGGCTTGCTGTTCTCACAAAGGCTCCTCATATGTCTGCTTCCACAGTAAAGAGTCACATGACTTGGGCTCAGCGTAGACCGTGCTCAATGGTCGTGGCCCATTGGCATGGAGAGCAGGAGTGCAGTAGCCATTGGACAGTATTCTGTGTGAGGGGCAGTCGTACTGAGCGAGGCTGTGTGTTGTCTCTGGACCTGTGGCAAGTGCTGGGAGAGAAGGTCTGTGTGTATTGCTGTGAGGCATCCCCGTCAAAGTCGGCAGGCTGGCCTCAGAGGGCTGCTCACTGAATGGTGTGGCGTACTCTGGTTCTGGGGGAAGTGGCTCAGCATACTCTGGCAGGTTGCCCGGAGTGTCATAATGATTCAAGATGAAGGGGGTGGTGTAGCCCTCATCTGAGGAGGGTTTAAATGTCGACCCAACCTTCTGTCCGATAGCTGCAACAGCGGGCTCTGCATAGTCTGCAATGGATGAATGACAATGTATGTAGATGACAAGCAGACAACAAACACTGGCATTTGATGGTGATCAGCTGAAATCAGATCATATTAATTTGTCTAGATAATGACcttaaaaatatattgtataATATTGGGCCAGTTTGTGGTGCTCACTGTCACACTCCTTAAgcagttgccaggcaaccagcAGAGACTCCAGGAAGTTTCTGGTCCCAGCTGAGAAATGAGACTGGCAAGCAGTCCATGGGAccattcattcagtttttgtattgattttaaGAGTTGTAGAGCTTTGGAGGAGCTGGTAGATGGATTGTTACTACTGGACAGAAGCGGAGTGGTTATTTCCAGCCCAAAACTAACCGTATGCTTGTTGTAGCTTTACATGCGGGTGACATAGAAGAAGGTCACAATAATAAACTCAGAAGGCAAATAGGCAAACTTGGGACTGTTAGTttgtcaaagattttttttcaaccacTAAAGCTGCGAttgttttcattgaaatttGAATCTGTCAATATTACCTGTTATTGTTCAAGACTAATTCATCATCTTAGAATACCTTTAAAGCACTGTGGTAGAATTGGTAGAACTTGAGGCTTGCTTACTTATTTCCAAACTTTTGGTTGTATCTCACTGCCTGTTTTAGCTCTTCACCTTCTGAAGAAGGCGGTGAAACGTTATTGAAAGCTTTGGGATTTCTTTCATAGCCAGACATGGCTAGGTGTGTCACAGCACTCTGACAGTGTTTCAGTTCTACATTTTAGGACTCTTTGAAAACAGCTAATATGAAATGTCACACATTTTATGACCTTTGAAAACTATGGGGGACGGACCAACTTCATTTGCGCAGACCATACTCTTTACCCCAGCAGAGGGCTGTGGTGTGGGAGGCCCCGACCTCACTCTAGAGTCCACAGGGAGATGCAGAGCTAGAACTGTTTTAATTAGACAGGCTTTGGCGAGGGCTTCAACTGTCTTAGTGTTGACCCTCTGTCCTGTTTATCACTGGACCTCTCAGGGAAGGGCCCCCTCGCGGGGGGAGGGGATGGGGGAGTCGGAGAAGGTACTGGTGGTGGGGAGTAGGCTGAGTACTCTGTATCGAGCGCCAATTAAAGGGTCTCTTTCAGAGAGGCTCTGTGGACCAAAGAAAGGAATGTTTATACTGTGACTGGGTTGTGGGCCGAGCCAGAGCGAAGAATGGACAGCCCGTGGAGAGAGCTGTTTGAGGAGCTCATGCCAGGCCTGACAGGCAAACTGACTACTGGGGCCAGAAACTGTTTAGAGTGGAAAGATTGAGGGGAAATCTTGAGACATCTAGTAAACTTTGAATGggcttcaaaagaaaaaaaaaaggtagctACAGCTGATGGCTACTTGCAACACAAGTGTGTAGCtgtcaaactggaaaaaaacaaaacattataaCACTTTTCTGAATTCTCACCATTTAGAGGAGGACTAGGTAAAGCATCATGGACATTTCGCTCCAGAGGGTAGGAGATGAGCTCTGATTGTGGACAGGGGAGACTCTTTGTCTGGAAACCCTGACAATCTGcttgacacacagagacaagacaGTAAGAAGTGTTCTGGCAGAcgattataaaatgaaaaagagcacTTGACTTACTTGTGGGTAAAGTGTACTTCTTTTGTGAGTCTTTTTTCCTAAATAGAGGACATGAACACAAAGCATTTTAATGACGTGTGCCAATAATGGTACATTATCATTAGAGCTTAAAAAGATGATTTCTTGTGACTGCAAGGTGAAACACAATCAGACCAACAAGTCAACACTTCAATTTGAATGGTTTGTTttgcaaataaagctttttcCCGCTCATATTGAGGTAAGCAGTTCTCCCAAGCATCCATTACTCAGATACTATAGTTCAAGTTTTTGCATGTTAATTCAAGTTTACGGAGCTGAAACAACTCATTGATTATTGTTAGCCAGAAAAATTCTAACAAACACTATCTTTGATTTATATACACTTTGGTCAAATGTAACAATAATTACACAAGGCTCTGATTACCATTTGATAACTCAAGACTGAGTGTGTCTTTTAAACCAGTTTAAAATTCTGTACATAATAAAATGTGGTACCTTCGCTTCCACCAGACTCCAGCCAGCAAACAACTGCCACACATTATCAACCCCAGCACCACTCCCACGGCCACTATCACCGGTTGACTGGCGCCTAGACGAGCGTAAGTGTTACAGTAAGTTAACAGTTCCACAGGTGTGGGAAAGGAATGCTGTTTATTGCAATGTAAATAACGGTGGGTgtgagatttgtttttcatactCGGTTTAGTTTCCATTAGCACTGGGTCCTCTTCGGGAGTGGAGGTGGGGCTCGGGTGTATACCTCCTGTTCCTATCTTTACTTTTATGGATGGAGATTCTGCTGGACAAGCACCAGCACAAGATAATTTAAGAATCATCAATTCTCCAGTGCTGAATAAATCATGTCAATGGATGACATTTCCTTTTGGGAAAATAGGAGATTAATAACACCTACCTCCAGCAAAGCGGGATCTTGGTGTCACCTTTGTGAAAGGACAACCCAGGACCTGGATCTGAGCTGAAGCTCTGCCATGCCAGTGCAGTGGCTGTAGCCGAAGAAATCGAGCCACCACAGAGGGAAACAAACTGTTGCGAACCCTGAGATGGCCGTCAGTATAGGCCCGAAACACCTGGGAACCAATAACAACCACATTACTTATTCACAGAGAACAGGAAAGCTCCAGGAATGACCTCACTGCTATATAAGTTTAGGCGTGTTGGACCATCAGTCCACGGCAGTGCAtacctttttctctctgctgagaGTGCCTTTGTAAAGCTTCCAATTCTTTCTGTCCTTGCTGAAAAAAAGGATGTAGGATTCTGTGTAGTACTCATTAGACCCCATCGTTATTATTCctgagtgaggaaaaaaacatattttcagatCTTAGAACAACTTTAAAATGAGATAAAACTCGGTTCACATAACACAGAAGAATGTTAGAAATTAGG from Echeneis naucrates chromosome 6, fEcheNa1.1, whole genome shotgun sequence encodes:
- the LOC115045079 gene encoding zinc finger and SCAN domain-containing protein 10 isoform X2; the encoded protein is MSIEYTIDIQLTELGFPDILQQQETSVRETASRSPAPLAGKQRLISAEDAGANKRRPRAHQPAGSPAPPRSQISLQLQDGQTAKDTVLSSEDRPSAGPDPAHCPDGDSGRDFREAVPALDNSAKGQPDEEEDSDDSEVSDVYEEEEAEDDDDEEEEDYEVEEGQNEPSEPCSYHCNLCSLQLPSKFKLQDHMNLHTGARPYCCAECGKRFCQIYNYRVHLRTHAQTKVDRLVCRICLVGFTSQEDLQDHLSKTHFEDEFYECDLCKRVFTSLKACESHVMLHKCMLDVVCEICGRNFSNPKSLARHRRKICNSKFKCADCTQIFTKKNALLKHSFSHLGLLPYTCVRCNCHFRLAKLYRQHKCEPERIHCVACLREFVSQADFEKHKKDTGCWGSQGSKGDEIRCLECGEKFDSSEELKKHAGAHQRVLKCAECGKGFRSALLLMSHMGGHAGKSPCLCQICGLGFPHQQNYDSHLKTCGQTPQPVSAPKKRQAPKSSSSEAKKLNAKQDLSHQAKTVLPPAVDLNKFAKPVEDPVSPGVVTEVSPTQHNGQAVSSAAPQTLPAPYLEVQSQVSQPAVLSDGHLGPGNKPLDLVTRINQDPECEAPLDLSKKCNSSKSIWSDLLLSSVKNEPEEFEIAGEVNRQEHKSSDSKLTIKMNPGEAGTEITPMKMSPMDLSPHGRSFGVRMKKEPPSPGSDLSSSKTYPLIDWKSEREIKMEVDVSPSASVDEEK
- the LOC115045079 gene encoding zinc finger and SCAN domain-containing protein 10 isoform X1 produces the protein MSIEYTIDIQLTELGFPDILQQQETSVRETASRSPAPLAGKQRLISAEDAGANKRRPRAHQPAGSPAPPRSQISLQLQDGQTAKDTVLSSEDRPSAGPDPAHCPDGDSGRDFREAVPALDNSAKGQPDEEEDSDDSEVSDVYEEEEAEDDDDEEEEDYEVEEGQNEPSEPCSYHCNLCSLQLPSKFKLQDHMNLHTGARPYCCAECGKRFCQIYNYRVHLRTHAQTKVDRLVCRICLVGFTSQEDLQDHLSKTHFEDEFYECDLCKRVFTSLKACESHVMLHKCMLDVVCEICGRNFSNPKSLARHRRKICNSKFKCADCTQIFTKKNALLKHSFSHLGLLPYTCVRCNCHFRLAKLYRQHKCEPERIHCVACLREFVSQADFEKHKKDTGCWGSQGSKGDEIRCLECGEKFDSSEELKKHAGAHQRVLKCAECGKGFRSALLLMSHMGGHAGKSPCLCQICGLGFPHQQNYDSHLKTCGQTPQPVSAPKKRQAPKSSSSEAKKLNAKQDLSHQAKTVLPPAVDLNKFAKPVEDPVSPGVVTEGVSPSSGPDGLWKLTLDKQPPPGVKLVLFLPVSPTQHNGQAVSSAAPQTLPAPYLEVQSQVSQPAVLSDGHLGPGNKPLDLVTRINQDPECEAPLDLSKKCNSSKSIWSDLLLSSVKNEPEEFEIAGEVNRQEHKSSDSKLTIKMNPGEAGTEITPMKMSPMDLSPHGRSFGVRMKKEPPSPGSDLSSSKTYPLIDWKSEREIKMEVDVSPSASVDEEK
- the LOC115044417 gene encoding zinc finger protein 551, which encodes MDKDKCTDIHGPCSWMEMHQYIGDLITSGITSKDQPDVLNAAWGLAAGDPAALGFKAAALEPLPHPTPAQDKAEAALHVPPRATQSKGEARHRREDVPRTCTCPGCPYSTSPPSFETLKPRQSLSSTSRSQAACHPKDLSRTAPMSLSTCLPNTKQSSTATSELEIGTPSRLQGENADRESQSPEPNSESPPTRTSTGTLSSLSMFPCLCCHCGLQTCTQILGSQDSSDSPFSHTHAHHHFHHHHCPIASCFSCPQLAHSHSPQLSRPLPCFSCQRSFPTCSQVCQHQSRQTQQQERGRTSASSSSPHPCMHCSASFSRPSQLLQHQRSEHAHKPSGFLCTECGRSFNSHSNLRIHLNVHTGARPYTCSDCGKSFSQSGALKIHRRIHTGERPYSCGFCGRGFPHLAGVRAHQRTHTGEKPYCCSQCGKCFTQSGALKIHTRIHTGERPFICSICGKGFSNRSGIRFHSRTVHGLTSEHAGEAAVTGGYRGAAGCGYSPGHPKTFLPASFGPSVPNRSGSNPRDSPNSGGAAASTAAQSETGNAGSNREGLLYACEDCGLRFKDAPSRNRHQTLVHYSSEGREEEGGQRKEVSTNESTQSNSSK